Proteins from a genomic interval of Zingiber officinale cultivar Zhangliang chromosome 1B, Zo_v1.1, whole genome shotgun sequence:
- the LOC121980668 gene encoding ATP-dependent RNA helicase DEAH12, chloroplastic-like gives MSRADFPGRRMEGPPPWPVRRPPYKPNRPRPPFAVVLYYSTPGVRKAMSFSDIEELISSIPSRSAFYRICSSGLAVGRLFYNIYADALDATLFLWSQRLDGAHLLTPLIEVDFNAPSYDKSEEEVLLKALFCSHIRELLCHRRVRFSEQKIEELSMKLDNGSVLRKKPTKPRVFNELREEKNRLLSERKQLRDQLREFRAAMGCLLAKLGEQLDHIHPDLHEETNCRDGQEEIFCLGDKLDWNQIHGLMMRECRRLEDGLPIYGCRREILSHIFSNQVVVLIGETGSGKSTQLAQFLADSGFAAQKAVVCTQPRKIAVNSLAQRVGEEANGCYPNNFVLSYPSYVPFQEFKSGIIFMTDHYLLQHFMNDTSWDGISCIIIDEAHERNLNTDLLLALIKKELLKRPQLQLIIMSATADATKFSDYFCGCSTYYIMGRNFPVAIKYVADVSASPYGSTNIKAPSGKCASYVLDVLKMVSYIHKTEEDGAILAFLTSQIEVEWACETFTDPTALVMPMHGKLSVEEQRKVFQDYPGKRKVIFCTNIAETSLTIKGVKYVVDSGMVKESRFEPSTGTNVLKVSTVSQSSANQRAGRAGRTEPGKCYRLYSESDFHSMKMHQEPEIRKVHLGIAVLRILALGIKNVDDFEFVDAPCPRAVEIAIQNLIHLGAITRKGEVFDITEMGQNLVKLGIEPRLGKIILDCFDCGLRKEGVVLAAVMANASSIFCRVGTEEDKHKADCLRVRFCHHDGDLFTLLSVYRTWEAERESSNWCWKNSINAKSMRRCKEAISELESCLRHELNIIIPSYWLWNPDKPNTYDKLLKKVILSSLSENVAMFSGRDQLGYEVAITGQCIELHPSSSLLAYGRKPDWVVFGEILSLSNDYLVCVTAVDLGDLLMIQPPLFDVYQLESRRMQMNVITGVSNNILRRFCGRLNQNLQRVVSHLQNVCSDNRISVDVDFVKNEVYIYASKKDMEEVSVFVKDAMGYETRLIKNECIEKCLFPGRSDSSSLALFGSGAEIKHLELESRFLSVEILHPNSLALDDKELLMMVENCGCRIANYHKYVGTGQDGVDGTKWGRITFLSPDMAEYAINKLNMLEFGGSFLKALSIRTADQKIIPFSAVRVKVCWPRKPSRGIALVTCAPGEAEYVIEDCFSLAIGGRYIDLQVSEKYQNCVFVRGIPKDVSEAELYDAFLSLTKRKIFNIRLCRTEVITDLPNSTFEEALIKEISPFMPKKHFSDNSFRVEIFRPAPQDPITRAMITFDGSLHLEAAKALEHIEGKVLPGCLSWQKIQCQHVFRSSLCFPSHIYAVIRKNLDSLLESFRCRKGVSYNLEKNDNGSYRIKISANATKTIADLRRPLEQLIRGKIISHPSLNPAVLQVVWSRDGMACIKSLEREMGIHILCDRRSLNIRVFGPPRQVSAAEHKLVSMLLDLHGNQQLEIHLHGRKLPPNLMKEVVHRFGTDLQGLKDNMPEVVLTLNTRRHILSVRGTKDQKQRVQDLITELALAIDQNGVSERSLESSCPICLCELEDPYKLEACGHTFCRSCLLDQCETTMRSRDGFPLCCIKEGCKELILLIDLKSLLSSEKLEELFKASLSAFVISSDGAYRFCPTPDCPGVYRVALPDDEVGPFVCGACTAETCRKCNLEYHPFISCDIYMEYKDDPDFSLAEWVKEKENVSNCPGCGWTIEKTDGCNHVECRCGRHICWVCLDYFKSSDQCYSHLRSIHQTY, from the exons ATGAGCCGGGCCGATTTCCCTGGTCGTCGAATGGAGGGCCCTCCGCCGTGGCCGGTTCGTCGGCCGCCGTACAAACCGAATAGGCCTCGCCCACCCTTCGCTGTCGTTCTCTATTACTCGACTCCCGGTGTACGCAAGGCCATGTCTTTCTCCGACATCGAAGAGCTCATCTCCTCCATTCCCTCCCGCTCAGCCTTTTACCGCATCTGCTCCTCAGGCCTTGCCGTCGGGCGTCTCTTCTACAACATCTACGCCGACGCCCTTGACGCCACTCTCTTCTTATGGAGCCAGCGCCTCGATGGCGCCCACCTCCTCACCCCTCTCATTGAAGTCGATTTCAACGCTCCGTCCTATGATAAATCCGAAGAGGAGGTTCTATTGAAGGCTCTATTTTGCAGTCACATTAGAGAACTTCTTTGTCATAGAAGGGTGCGATTTTCTGAGCAGAAGATCGAGGAGCTCTCAATGAAGTTGGATAATGGTTCAGTGCTGCGGAAAAAGCCTACTAAGCCTCGGGTGTTTAATGAACTGAGGGAGGAGAAGAATAGGCTCCTGAGCGAGAGAAAGCAGCTGAGGGATCAGCTACGGGAGTTCCGGGCTGCCATGGGCTGTCTTCTTGCTAAACTTGGGGAGCAACTAGACCACATTCACCCTGATTTGCATGAAGAGACTAACTGTCGGGATGGACAAGAGGAAATTTTTTGTCTTGGAGATAAGTTAGATTGGAACCAAATTCATGGACTGATGATGAGGGAGTGCCGACGGTTAGAGGATGGATTACCTATCTATGGATGCAGAAGGGAAATTCTTTCCCATATTTTTTCCAATCAG GTCGTAGTCTTGATTGGAGAGACCGGCTCAGGAAAGAGTACTCAATTGGCACAGTTTCTTGCTGATTCAGGATTTGCTGCTCAGAAAGCTGTTGTGTGCACGCAGCCTCGCAAAATTGCTGTAAACTCATTGGCACAAAGGGTTGGAGAGGAAGCCAATGGGTGTTATCCTAACAATTTTGTGCTTTCTTATCCCAGTTATGTACCCTTTCAAGAATTTAAATCAGGCATAATATTTATGACAGACCACTATCTCCTTCAGCACTTTATGAATGATACAAGTTGGGATGGCATTTCATGCATTATTATAGATGAAGCTCATGAAAGAAATTTGAACACTGATCTTCTTCTGGCATTGATTAAAAAGGAGCTGCTTAAGAGGCCACAATTGCAGCTTATAATAATGTCTGCAACAGCTGATGCAACCAAATTCTCAGATTATTTTTGTGGTTGCAGCACCTATTATATCATGGGAAGAAATTTTCCTGTGGCAATCAAATATGTAGCTGATGTATCTGCTAGCCCTTATGGTTCTACTAATATAAAGGCCCCTTCTGGAAAATGTGCTTCATATGTCTTGGATGTCTTAAAAATGGTAAGTTATATTCACAAGACAGAAGAAGATGGTGCTATCCTAGCATTTTTGACTTCTCAGATTGAAGTAGAATGGGCTTGTGAAACCTTTACTGATCCTACTGCTTTGGTAATGCCTATGCATGGAAAACTTTCTGTTGAAGAGCAAAGAAAAGTTTTTCAGGATTATCCCGGCAAGAGAAAAGTTATTTTCTGCACGAATATTGCTGAGACATCTCTTACTATTAAAGGTGTTAAGTACGTTGTTGATTCTGGAATGGTTAAAGAGAGCAGGTTTGAACCTAGCACTGGGACTAATGTGCTTAAGGTCAGTACAGTCAGCCAAAGTTCTGCTAATCAACGAGCTGGCCGAGCAGGTCGAACAGAACCTGGCAAGTGTTACAGACTCTATTCAGAGTCTGATTTTCATTCAATGAAAATGCACCAGGAACCTGAAATCCGGAAAGTCCACCTTGGTATTGCTGTTTTGCGAATCCTTGCTTTGGGTATTAAGAATGTTGATGACTTTGAGTTTGTTGATGCTCCGTGCCCTAGGGCAGTTGAAATAGCAATTCAGAACCTAATACATTTAGGTGCTATCACACGAAAAGGTGAGGTCTTTGACATTACAGAGATGGGTCAAAATTTGGTGAAATTAGGCATTGAACCACGACTGGGAAAAATAATTCTTGATTGCTTTGACTGTGGTTTGAGGAAAGAGGGTGTTGTCCTTGCGGCTGTAATGGCTAATGCTAGCAGCATATTTTGTAGGGTTGGAACTGAAGAGGACAAGCATAAAGCTGATTGTCTTAGGGTTCGGTTCTGCCATCATGATGGAGACCTGTTCACTCTTCTCTCAGTTTATAGAACATGGGAGGCTGAACGAGAAAGTAGCAACTGGTGTTGGAAAAATAGCATCAATGCAAAGTCAATGAGGAGATGTAAGGAAGCTATATCAGAATTGGAAAGTTGTCTCCGACATGAACTCAATATTATCATTCCTAGTTATTGGCTGTGGAATCCTGATAAACCTAATACCTATGATAAATTGCTGAAGAAAGTCATTCTTTCTTCCCTTTCAGAGAATGTTGCAATGTTCTCTGGACGTGATCAACTTGGTTATGAAGTGGCTATTACTGGTCAGTGCATTGAACTTCATCCATCAAGCTCTTTGCTAGCATATGGGAGAAAGCCCGATTGGGTGGTATTTGGGGAGATATTGTCATTATCTAATGATTACTTAGTTTGTGTAACTGCTGTGGACCTTGGTGATCTACTCATGATTCAGcctcctctttttgatgtgtaccAGCTTGAAAGTCGTAGGATGCAGATGAATGTGATTACTGGAGTTAGCAATAACATTCTTCGAAGATTTTGTGGAAGGCTAAACCAAAACTTACAGAGGGTGGTTTCACATCTTCAAAATGTTTGTTCAGACAACCGTATCAGCGTCGATGTTGATTTTGTTAAAAATGAGGTTTATATATATGCCTCAAAAAAAGATATGGAGGAGGTGTCTGTTTTTGTTAAGGATGCCATGGGGTATGAAACAAGACTCATAAAAAATGAGTGCATTGAGAAATGTTTATTTCCAGGCCGGTCAGATAGTTCCTCTTTGGCTCTCTTTGGCTCTGGTGCTGAAATTAAGCATCTAGAGCTAGAAAGCCGATTTTTATCAGTGGAAATACTACATCCAAATTCACTTGCTCTAGATGATAAGGAACTTCTAATGATGGTTGAGAATTGTGGCTGTAGAATAGCTAACTACCATAAGTATGTGGGAACTGGACAAGATGGAGTAGATGGAACTAAGTGGGGAAGGATAACATTCCTTTCTCCTGACATGGCTGAATATGCAATTAACAAGCTAAATATGCTAGAGTTTGGTGGGTCTTTCCTAAAAGCCCTGTCGATTAGGACAGCTGATCAGAAGATCATACCTTTTTCTGCAGTTAGAGTAAAGGTTTGTTGGCCAAGGAAGCCCAGTAGGGGAATTGCACTTGTTACATGTGCACCTGGAGAAGCAGAATATGTTATTGAGGACTGCTTTTCTTTAGCAATTGGAGGCAGATACATTGATCTTCAGGTCAGTGAAAAATACCAAAACTGTGTGTTTGTTAGAGGAATTCCCAAAGATGTATCAGAAGCGGAACTTTATGATGCTTTTCTAAGTCTGACAAAGAGGAAAATCTTCAACATTCGCCTTTGTAGAACAGAAGTAATTACTGACCTGCCAAATTCCACCTTTGAAGAAGCACTTATCAAGGAGATTTCTCCTTTTATGCCTAAAAAGCATTTCTCTGACAATAGTTTCCGTGTCGAAATCTTCAGACCTGCACCCCAGGATCCAATCACAAGAGCTATGATTACATTTGATGGAAGTCTGCATCTTGAGGCTGCTAAAGCTTTGGAACACATCGAAGGGAAAGTGCTACCCGGTTGTCTCTCGTGGCAGAAGATTCAATGTCAACATGTATTTCGTAGTTCTTTGTGTTTCCCTTCACATATTTATGCTGTTATCCGGAAAAATCTGGATTCACTACTGGAAAGTTTCAGGTGTCGCAAAG GTGTATCATATAACCTAGAGAAGAATGATAATGGTTCTTATCGTATAAAGATATCTGCGAATGCCACAAAAACCATTGCAGATTTGAGGAGACCTCTGGAGCAGTTGATAAGAGGCAAAATAATTTCACACCCAAGCCTCAACCCGGCAGTCCTACAAGTTGTCTGGTCTCGTGATGGCATGGCATGCATAAAATCTCTCGAGCGGGAAATGGGAATTCATATTTTGTGTGACCGGCGTAGCTTAAACATCAGAGTTTTTGGTCCACCAAGGCAAGTATCTGCTGCCGAGCATAAGTTGGTTAGTATGTTACTTGATCTCCATGGGAACCAGCAACTTGAGATCCATCTTCATGGGCGTAAGCTCCCACCAAACTTGATGAAAGAGGTGGTTCACAGGTTTGGAACAGATCTGCAAGGGCTGAAGGACAATATGCCTGAGGTTGTGTTAACTCTCAATACCCGACGCCATATCCTCTCTGTACGTGGAACCAAGGACCAAAAGCAGAGGGTTCAGGACTTGATCACTGAGTTGGCATTAGCTATTGATCAAAATGGGGTAAGTGAGAGGTCATTGGAATCTTCATGCCCCATATGCTTGTGTGAGCTGGAGGATCCTTACAAACTTGAAGCTTGTGGTCACACTTTCTGTCGATCTTGTTTGTTGGATCAATGCGAAACTACCATGAGATCACGTGATGGTTTCCCGCTTTGCTGCATCAAAGAGGGGTGCAAGGAGCTAATCCTGCTGATAGACCTCAAATCTTTATTATCATCAGAGAAGCTGGAGGAGCTATTCAAAGCATCTTTGAGTGCGTTTGTGATATCCAGTGATGGTGCTTATCGCTTCTGTCCGACGCCTGACTGCCCTGGAGTGTATCGTGTTGCCCTTCCGGATGATGAGGTTGGGCCTTTCGTCTGTGGGGCTTGCACTGCTGAGACATGCAGGAAGTGCAATCTCGAGTACCATCCTTTCATTTCCTGCGACATATACATGGAATACAAGGACGACCCAGACTTCTCGCTGGCTGAATGGGTcaaggaaaaagaaaatgtaAGCAACTGCCCGGGCTGTGGGTGGACAATTGAGAAGACTGATGGCTGCAACCACGTTGAGTGTAGGTGTGGAAGGCACATTTGCTGGGTGTGCTTGGATTACTTCAAAAGCAGTGATCAGTGCTATTCACACCTCAGATCTATTCATCAAACCTACTGA
- the LOC121980659 gene encoding GEM-like protein 1: MDSSADHSDHKRSEGDQSTDYAPYPTLTAEDVAPPPPPSVASGHRHAASMPANYNPYVTSSPASKSTADTVREALGKLGKKVSEAAKKTEGLAGDVWQHLKTGPSVADAAMGRIGQISKVIAEGGYEKVFQQSFEILPEEKLKTTYACYLSTSAGPVMGVLYLSTAKLAFCSDNPLSYKVGDKTEWSYYKVAVPLHQLRSINPVTSTANAGEKYIQVVSIDNHEFWFMGFVNYDSAVKNLLQAAQGAR, from the exons ATGGATTCCTCCGCCGATCACAGCGATCATAAGAGATCCGAAGGCGATCAATCTACCGACTACGCTCCCTACCCCACGTTAACTGCCGAGGACGTTGCGCCCCCTCCGCCGCCCTCCGTTGCCTCCGGCCATCGCCATGCCGCCTCCATGCCGGCGAATTATAATCCCTATGTCACCTCTTCTCCCGCTAGCAAGA GTACGGCTGATACGGTGCGGGAAGCTCTAGGGAAATTGGGGAAGAAGGTCAGCGAAGCAGCGAAGAAGACAGAGGGACTCGCCGGGGATGTTTGGCAGCACT TGAAGACAGGCCCTAGTGTTGCTGATGCAGCTATGGGAAGGATTGGTCAGATATCCAAAGTCATAGCTGAAGGAGGTTATGAAAAAGTTTTCCAACAATCTTTTGAAATTCTTCCAGAAGAAAAACTGAAGACTACATATGCTTGCTACTTGTCGACATCAGCTGGCCCTGTCATGGGAGTTCTATATCTCTCAACTGCTAAACTTGCATTCTGTAGTGACAATCCGCTCTCATATAAAGTTGGAGATAAAACTGAATGGAGCTATTATAAG GTAGCAGTTCCTCTTCATCAGCTAAGATCAATTAATCCTGTTACAAGCACAGCAAATGCAGGTGAAAAATATATCCAGGTCGTGTCGATAGACAACCATGAGTTCTGGTTCATGGGCTTTGTCAACTATGACAGTGCTGTTAAAAATCTACTACAAGCAGCGCAAGGTGCCCGTTAA
- the LOC121980673 gene encoding 2-carboxy-1,4-naphthoquinone phytyltransferase, chloroplastic-like isoform X4 — MEMASRGQRCFGGPLSYPSIPSPLYLSRNDVYDFDTGADRNKKESVVNILGSRGVTQFAAITSLVLSFMGLFWACADAGNFHFILLVTFAILCGYVYQCPPFRLSYLGLGEPLCFAAFGPFATTSFYFSSSSKNLSNGINSLPLTSMVLASSFLVGLTTTLILFCSHFHQIDEDLTVGKMSPLVRIGTRAGSQVVKYGVISLYILLMAFSLCNVLPLTCLLLAVLTIPMGKLVIDFVEKNHNDKIKIFMAKYYCVRLHAFFGSALAVGLFLARTRIVA; from the exons CAATGATGTTTATGATTTTGATACCGGGGCAGATAGAAACAAAAAAGAATCTGTTGTCAACATACTTGGCAG TCGTGGAGTGACCCAGTTTGCTGCAATTACATCACTTGTTCTCAGCTTTATGGGTCTTTTCTGGGCGTGTGCAGACGCAGGAAATTTCCACTTCATTCTGTTAGTGACATTTGCAATCCTTTGTGGGTATGTTTATCAG TGCCCCCCTTTTCGACTGAGTTACCTTGGACTGGGAGAGCCATTATGCTTTGCCGCATTTGGTCCATTTGCCACAACCTCGTTCTACTTCTCTAGCAGCAGTAAAAACCTATCTAA tgGGATAAACTCTCTTCCTCTAACAAGTATGGTATTAGCGTCATCTTTCCTTGTTGGTTTAACTACCACACTGATTCTTTTTTGCAGTCATTTTCACCAG ATTGATGAAGATCTTACTGTGGGTAAGATGTCCCCATTG GTTAGAATTGGTACGAGAGCTGGCTCCCAAGTAGTGAAATATGGTGTCATTTCACTTTATATTCTTTTGATGGCTTTCAGTTTATGCAATGTTCTTCCATTAACCTGCCTC CTCCTCGCAGTTCTGACCATCCCGATGGGAAAGCTAGTTATTGACTTTGTTGAGAAAAACCACAAT GATAAAATCAAGATTTTCATGGCAAAATACTATTGTGTACGATTGCACGCTTTCTTTGGAAGTGCATTAGCTGTTGGTTTGTTCTTGGCGAGAACTAGAATTGTAGCATAG